Proteins from a genomic interval of Candidatus Kuenenbacteria bacterium HGW-Kuenenbacteria-1:
- a CDS encoding phenylalanine--tRNA ligase subunit beta → MYLSLNWLKEFVDIPKSITPEELGLKLTTHTVEIDGIKKQAENLDGVVVGEILEIKKHPNADKLQLVKVAIGKEKLEIVCGASNIEVGQLVPVALIGAILPNGMEIKEAEIRGEKSNGMLCAEDELGLGKGHDGILILNKTEVGQKFNEYLGLDDVVFEVDNKSITNRPDLWGHYGMAREIGAFLNIKLKKYNVNTVNKNVNSANMRIKVKVEDQKLCPRYMAIAMDGIKIKQSPEWMQKRLIAVGMRPINNIVDITNYVMLELGQPTHIFDFDKIKSVISKQIPSASWRTKSKINIIIRNAKNNETIKTLDNKDQKLDESMLVIADNKKSIAIAGVMGGANSEVDENTTSILIESANFDPVSIRKTSQKLGLRSEASMRFEKSLDPNLCEIAMARIMELIKEFCPQAEIISELSDEKKYSLNQGPIELDLEWVEKRIGKKIEEKKIIEILENLGFEIRKNNNILIITIPTWRATKDISISEDLIEEIIRIYGYDNLESEMPIIMMEAPEINNKRLLERKIKNILSIGAKLTEVYNYSFIGEEQLKKIKINNFSSFIKLANPIASNQTMLQQSLVFNLLENIKLNQAKYENIGLFEIGNIFLNSSGNINKDNKTKDILPYQEKNIGIILASKNDNLFNKAKGVVEYLVNDFNLEINFNPIKDCPEWANKKTVAEIIIANKNIGIVAQLDEKIASNVGIKKQVVVVEINFQKFCDLILNNQNKKYQEIPQHPPVIRDLAFVIDEEILYSDIKNEIENFNYLISLVELFDVFQGGRLGHGKKSLAFHIIYQAIDRTLTIEEIDQMQEKLIKTLEKKFNAQIRDF, encoded by the coding sequence ATGTATTTATCTTTAAATTGGTTAAAAGAATTTGTTGATATTCCAAAATCAATAACACCAGAAGAGTTGGGTTTGAAATTAACGACTCATACTGTTGAAATTGATGGAATAAAAAAACAAGCTGAAAATCTTGATGGTGTTGTTGTTGGGGAAATTTTGGAAATTAAAAAACATCCTAATGCTGATAAACTACAATTAGTAAAAGTTGCTATTGGAAAAGAAAAATTAGAAATAGTTTGTGGTGCGTCTAATATTGAAGTTGGTCAATTAGTCCCAGTTGCTTTAATTGGAGCAATTTTACCAAATGGAATGGAAATAAAAGAAGCTGAAATTAGAGGGGAAAAGTCTAATGGTATGTTGTGTGCTGAAGATGAATTGGGATTAGGAAAAGGTCATGATGGTATTTTAATTTTAAATAAAACTGAAGTTGGTCAAAAATTTAATGAATATTTAGGGCTAGATGATGTTGTTTTTGAAGTTGATAATAAAAGTATTACTAATCGGCCAGATTTATGGGGGCATTATGGAATGGCAAGGGAGATCGGAGCTTTTTTAAATATAAAATTAAAGAAATATAATGTGAATACTGTGAATAAGAATGTGAATTCTGCGAATATGCGAATTAAAGTTAAAGTTGAGGATCAAAAATTATGTCCGCGATATATGGCAATTGCTATGGATGGAATAAAAATAAAACAATCTCCTGAGTGGATGCAAAAAAGATTAATTGCTGTTGGAATGCGACCGATAAATAATATTGTTGATATTACTAATTATGTTATGTTGGAATTGGGGCAACCAACACACATTTTTGATTTTGATAAAATTAAAAGTGTAATTTCTAAACAAATCCCATCCGCCAGCTGGCGGACCAAATCAAAAATAAATATAATAATAAGAAATGCGAAAAATAACGAAACAATAAAAACATTAGATAACAAAGATCAAAAATTAGATGAGAGTATGTTGGTGATTGCGGATAATAAAAAATCAATTGCAATTGCAGGTGTAATGGGTGGCGCGAATAGTGAGGTTGATGAAAATACTACTTCTATCTTAATTGAATCAGCTAATTTTGATCCTGTTTCAATTAGAAAAACATCTCAAAAATTGGGTTTGCGTTCTGAGGCGTCAATGCGTTTTGAAAAATCTTTGGATCCGAATTTATGCGAAATAGCAATGGCGCGTATTATGGAATTGATCAAAGAATTTTGTCCGCAAGCTGAAATTATTAGTGAATTAAGCGATGAAAAAAAATATTCTTTAAATCAGGGACCAATTGAATTAGATTTAGAATGGGTTGAAAAAAGAATTGGTAAAAAAATTGAAGAGAAAAAAATTATAGAAATTTTAGAAAATTTGGGATTTGAAATTAGAAAAAATAATAATATTTTAATAATAACAATTCCAACTTGGCGAGCAACTAAAGATATTTCTATTTCAGAGGACTTAATTGAAGAAATAATAAGAATTTATGGTTATGATAATTTAGAATCAGAAATGCCAATTATTATGATGGAGGCGCCAGAAATTAACAATAAACGTTTATTGGAAAGAAAAATAAAAAATATTTTATCAATAGGCGCAAAATTAACAGAAGTTTATAATTATTCTTTTATTGGCGAAGAGCAATTAAAAAAAATTAAAATAAATAATTTTTCATCATTTATAAAATTAGCCAATCCGATTGCTAGTAATCAAACAATGTTGCAACAAAGTTTAGTTTTTAATTTATTGGAAAATATTAAATTAAATCAGGCAAAATATGAAAACATTGGTTTATTTGAAATTGGAAATATTTTTTTAAATTCATCTGGAAATATTAACAAAGATAATAAAACCAAAGACATATTACCTTATCAAGAAAAAAATATAGGGATTATATTGGCTAGTAAAAACGATAATCTTTTTAATAAAGCCAAAGGAGTTGTTGAATATCTAGTGAATGATTTTAATTTAGAAATTAATTTTAATCCAATTAAAGATTGTCCAGAATGGGCGAACAAAAAAACAGTTGCTGAAATAATTATTGCGAATAAAAATATTGGAATAGTAGCGCAATTAGATGAGAAAATTGCCAGTAATGTTGGAATTAAAAAACAAGTTGTTGTTGTTGAAATAAATTTTCAAAAATTTTGCGATTTAATTTTAAATAATCAAAATAAAAAATATCAAGAAATTCCTCAACATCCACCAGTCATAAGAGATTTGGCATTTGTAATTGACGAAGAAATTTTATATAGCGACATTAAAAATGAAATAGAAAATTTTAATTATTTAATTAGTTTAGTTGAATTATTTGATGTTTTTCAAGGAGGCAGATTGGGTCATGGCAAAAAAAGTTTAGCGTTTCATATTATTTATCAGGCTATAGATAGAACATTAACCATTGAAGAAATAGATCAAATGCAAGAAAAATTAATAAAAACTTTAGAAAAAAAATTTAACGCTCAGATACGAGATTTTTGA